DNA sequence from the Desulfocurvus vexinensis DSM 17965 genome:
GGTGTGGTGCGTCTGCTCGAGGTCAAGCACGGCCTGCCCTTCAAAATGAATGTGGAAGACGCCGCCTAGCTGAGGCGGTCCAACAACACACCAGACAATCGACTGGCCGCGAAGCGGAGGTCGTTGTGGGTGTCGCCGATCCGGCGATCTCGCAACACCTCCGCATTTTCATGCGGACCGGTCCGGTCGACATCCACAGCGCTCCTCCTCGGCCTCGAGGAGAGCACAATGTCCCAGAACCGTTACCACGGCATCGACGAATACACAGTCCGTTTGATCACCTTCAAAGCCAAGCAACTGACCGCCCACCCCGGCTTCTCCGATGCGGACCGTGAGGACCTGGAGCAGGAGCTGCTCCTCGACCTGCTGCGCCGTCAGCCCAAATACGATCCCGCCCGGGCTCAAAACAACACCTTCGTCGCAAGGGTCGTGGAGCACCGCGCGGCCACCCTCATCGAAGAGCGCAAGGCCGGCCTGCGCGATTACCGGCTTCAGGAGTTCTCCCTGAACGATCTCATCGAGGATGAAGACGGCGTGCGCTGCGAACGCTCGGAAACCTTTGACCAGGACGACTACCTGCTGCGCACGGGGCGACAGAGCCGTTCATCCGATGAACTGCGGGACCTGGGCATCGACGTGCGTTCGGTCGTGGATCAGTTGCCTCCTAAGCTGAGTGACCTGTGCCAGAGGCTGATGCGCGACTCCATCACCGACGTCTCGCGCGAAACCGGCATCCCGAGATCGACCCTGTACGGCATCATCGACAAGGTCCGCGTCGCATTCAAGGACGCTGGGCTGGAAGACTACCTCTAGAGCCGACGTTTCCGGCTTCACGCCG
Encoded proteins:
- a CDS encoding sigma factor, which translates into the protein MSQNRYHGIDEYTVRLITFKAKQLTAHPGFSDADREDLEQELLLDLLRRQPKYDPARAQNNTFVARVVEHRAATLIEERKAGLRDYRLQEFSLNDLIEDEDGVRCERSETFDQDDYLLRTGRQSRSSDELRDLGIDVRSVVDQLPPKLSDLCQRLMRDSITDVSRETGIPRSTLYGIIDKVRVAFKDAGLEDYL